Proteins from one Candidatus Poribacteria bacterium genomic window:
- the rpoZ gene encoding DNA-directed RNA polymerase subunit omega → MSVVYLEDVVKIVGNKYLAIHIAGLRARELNKKEASFFTAISPRKPASEAIEELIEGKIEYNQLDSDPENLDDPFDVKEKDIPE, encoded by the coding sequence ATGTCAGTTGTTTATCTTGAAGATGTCGTTAAGATTGTTGGTAACAAATACCTAGCGATTCATATTGCCGGTCTACGTGCGCGCGAACTGAATAAAAAGGAGGCTTCCTTCTTTACTGCGATTTCACCCCGGAAACCGGCGTCAGAAGCCATCGAAGAACTCATTGAGGGAAAAATTGAGTACAATCAACTGGATTCAGACCCGGAAAACCTAGATGATCCGTTTGATGTCAAGGAGAAAGATATACCTGAATGA
- a CDS encoding DEAD/DEAH box helicase: protein MNFEQFSFDRRIAARIKAVNYTTPTPIQQQAIPMVLEGHDVMGLAHTGTGKTAAFMLPILQRLTKGPFRRVRALIIAPTRELAEQIYQMGLDLGKNTDVSSVSIYGGVSKVSQVSRLRSGAEIVIACPGRLLDLVYDGDIDLSGVEVLVLDEADRMCDMGFLPDIRRILKLLPSQRQTLFFSATMPEDSRELADNILKDPVVVQIGKIAPVETVSHALYPVPDSLKKDLLLAMLEQTPTGRVLIFTRTKYRARNLARDMAKGGYHVAALQGNMSQSQRQKAINGFRDGKYDILVATDVAARGIDVSEISHVINFDIPNTVDAYTHRIGRTGRAHRSGEAFTLAGRADEQMIRDIEKLLGTRIERRRLPDFDYGSFVPESQFQKNRSKPLRKALSHHKRNHIRPTKGRNIPRRRSP from the coding sequence GTGAATTTTGAACAATTTTCTTTTGACCGGCGCATTGCCGCCCGCATTAAAGCAGTCAACTACACTACGCCTACCCCGATTCAGCAGCAAGCTATCCCCATGGTGCTCGAAGGGCATGATGTGATGGGTTTAGCCCATACCGGCACGGGTAAAACCGCAGCCTTCATGCTGCCTATTTTACAACGGTTAACCAAGGGCCCGTTCCGTCGCGTGCGTGCCCTCATTATTGCGCCCACACGCGAACTCGCTGAACAGATTTACCAGATGGGTCTTGATCTTGGCAAAAATACCGATGTGAGCAGCGTATCCATTTATGGCGGTGTGAGCAAAGTTTCTCAAGTCTCGCGGCTACGGAGTGGCGCAGAAATTGTTATTGCTTGTCCTGGTCGCCTGCTTGACCTCGTTTACGATGGCGATATCGATCTATCGGGCGTTGAAGTGCTGGTGTTGGACGAAGCGGATCGCATGTGCGATATGGGCTTTCTCCCCGATATTCGCCGCATCCTCAAGCTACTGCCATCCCAACGCCAGACGCTTTTCTTTTCAGCCACAATGCCAGAAGATAGCCGCGAACTGGCAGATAATATTCTCAAAGATCCGGTCGTAGTTCAAATCGGTAAGATTGCTCCGGTGGAGACCGTTTCACACGCGCTCTATCCGGTGCCCGATAGCCTCAAGAAAGATCTTCTGCTGGCAATGTTGGAACAGACACCCACGGGCCGGGTCTTGATCTTTACCCGCACCAAGTATCGCGCCCGTAATCTGGCACGCGACATGGCAAAGGGTGGTTATCACGTAGCAGCACTGCAAGGTAACATGTCGCAGAGTCAGCGGCAGAAAGCGATCAATGGCTTTCGCGATGGGAAATACGACATTCTTGTCGCCACGGACGTTGCTGCGCGCGGCATAGACGTGTCGGAAATATCGCACGTGATCAATTTCGATATCCCCAATACTGTCGATGCCTACACTCACCGGATTGGTCGCACGGGTCGCGCTCACCGGTCTGGTGAAGCATTCACGCTTGCCGGCCGAGCGGATGAGCAGATGATACGAGACATTGAAAAACTGCTGGGGACACGAATTGAACGGCGGCGGTTACCTGATTTTGATTACGGTAGTTTCGTACCGGAAAGCCAGTTCCAGAAAAACCGTTCAAAGCCGCTACGAAAGGCACTATCGCACCACAAGCGAAACCATATTCGCCCCACTAAAGGTAGGAATATCCCGCGCCGCCGCTCGCCTTGA
- a CDS encoding cupin domain-containing protein produces the protein MKYIVKTNEMPWQPKFFPGEDKQYGDFKPLWEEHGTEQFEVRLTRIPAGGTNTKYHTHTKEEEWFYVLSGSCHIHIEGEWYPIEQGDSVFKPTGAYHIFRNFGTEPCELIMLGTNVEGNEVHRLPEPEPPETR, from the coding sequence ATGAAATATATCGTAAAAACCAACGAGATGCCATGGCAGCCAAAGTTCTTTCCCGGTGAAGATAAACAGTATGGCGACTTCAAGCCACTATGGGAAGAACACGGCACCGAACAGTTTGAAGTCCGGCTGACGCGGATTCCGGCTGGCGGGACAAATACGAAATACCACACCCATACAAAAGAGGAAGAGTGGTTCTATGTGCTAAGCGGTTCATGCCACATTCATATTGAAGGGGAATGGTATCCCATCGAACAAGGTGATTCTGTTTTTAAGCCGACTGGCGCGTATCACATCTTTAGAAATTTTGGGACAGAACCGTGTGAACTGATCATGCTGGGGACCAATGTGGAAGGCAACGAGGTGCATCGCTTGCCGGAACCGGAACCACCGGAAACGAGATAA
- a CDS encoding Gfo/Idh/MocA family oxidoreductase encodes MNTNPIVIGMIGAGFSATFHVHNYRLVPGLDVQIKGVTARSQESATAFAQEHNLETVYPTAEALFADEEITVVDLCVPNYLHYPLTVQAAKAGKHIICEKPLTGYFGAGGETLVGRETSRRKMFEAALKAADEMVDTVKRNGVTFCYGENWVHAPSVQKANDILAQSDNTILRIIAEESHSGSHSDYAKEWRYSGGGALYNKGCHPVGATLYLKYNEGQRKYGKPIKPKSVVAEVANLTHIESFVNEDEKWIREGWKDCEDWGSMIITFDDDTIAQITASDIVLGGIQNVMTVYSSKAVVQCNINPNTGMLTYTPSDHVLGDTYIREKVETRAGWQLTNPDEDWMNGFPHELTDFCQAIADGRPPKSTVELGRDILAVCYGAYIAAETGKRVDLSEWM; translated from the coding sequence ATGAATACCAATCCTATTGTCATCGGCATGATCGGTGCTGGCTTTTCCGCGACGTTCCACGTTCACAACTATCGGCTTGTTCCCGGCTTGGACGTTCAGATCAAGGGGGTCACTGCGAGGAGCCAAGAGAGTGCTACCGCCTTCGCCCAAGAACACAATCTAGAAACAGTTTATCCTACAGCGGAAGCCCTGTTTGCGGACGAGGAAATAACTGTCGTCGATCTCTGCGTTCCCAATTACCTCCACTATCCGCTAACCGTTCAAGCCGCCAAAGCCGGCAAACACATCATCTGTGAAAAACCCTTGACAGGCTATTTTGGGGCTGGTGGGGAGACACTTGTGGGACGCGAGACCTCCCGGCGCAAGATGTTTGAAGCAGCACTAAAGGCAGCCGACGAAATGGTGGACACTGTTAAACGTAACGGCGTGACGTTCTGCTATGGGGAGAACTGGGTGCACGCGCCAAGCGTACAGAAGGCAAACGACATCCTCGCACAGAGCGACAACACCATCCTCCGCATCATTGCCGAAGAGTCACACAGCGGATCGCATTCCGATTACGCAAAGGAGTGGCGATACTCCGGGGGCGGTGCGCTTTACAACAAGGGCTGCCATCCCGTCGGCGCAACACTCTATCTGAAATACAACGAAGGGCAGCGGAAATATGGGAAACCCATCAAACCGAAAAGCGTTGTCGCAGAGGTCGCAAACCTGACCCATATTGAAAGTTTCGTCAATGAGGATGAGAAATGGATCAGAGAAGGTTGGAAGGATTGCGAGGATTGGGGATCGATGATCATTACGTTCGACGACGATACCATCGCCCAGATCACTGCTTCAGATATTGTGCTTGGCGGCATCCAAAACGTCATGACTGTCTATTCAAGCAAAGCTGTAGTGCAGTGTAACATCAACCCTAACACGGGGATGTTGACATACACACCGAGCGATCACGTTTTGGGTGATACCTATATTCGGGAGAAGGTGGAGACCCGCGCCGGTTGGCAACTGACCAATCCCGATGAGGATTGGATGAACGGTTTCCCGCATGAACTTACAGACTTCTGTCAAGCGATCGCTGACGGACGACCGCCCAAAAGCACGGTAGAGTTGGGGCGGGACATTCTCGCTGTGTGCTATGGGGCTTATATTGCGGCGGAAACTGGTAAGCGTGTTGACCTTTCCGAATGGATGTGA
- a CDS encoding MarR family transcriptional regulator, with protein sequence MALDQKDIRDEVLMALRCIMRAIDLYSSHLARYHGLTAPQLIVLGEISRSGKITAGQLAENVSLSNATVTGILNRLSKRGLIERRRADEDKRSVLVKLTDLGERALANAPSLLHDRFVREFEKLEHWEQTSLLSSLQRIASMMEVKNLDAAPTLVSGEISEVTEDPPANPVQDDSK encoded by the coding sequence ATGGCTCTAGATCAAAAAGATATACGGGATGAAGTGCTTATGGCACTCAGATGTATCATGCGGGCAATCGATCTCTATTCGAGTCATCTTGCACGCTACCACGGGTTGACAGCACCTCAACTTATCGTCCTAGGTGAAATTTCACGATCAGGGAAGATAACAGCAGGCCAATTGGCCGAAAACGTCAGCCTTAGCAATGCAACGGTCACCGGAATACTCAACCGGCTTTCAAAGCGCGGCTTGATAGAGCGAAGACGCGCCGATGAGGATAAACGCAGTGTTCTCGTAAAACTCACCGATTTGGGCGAAAGGGCACTTGCGAATGCCCCATCACTACTCCACGACCGTTTCGTGAGGGAATTTGAGAAACTTGAGCATTGGGAACAAACATCATTACTTTCATCCCTTCAAAGAATCGCTTCGATGATGGAGGTGAAAAACCTTGATGCCGCGCCAACGCTTGTCAGCGGGGAAATCTCCGAGGTCACCGAAGATCCCCCTGCCAATCCAGTTCAAGATGATTCAAAGTAA